In a genomic window of Amycolatopsis japonica:
- the ettA gene encoding energy-dependent translational throttle protein EttA encodes MAEFIYTMKKVRKTVGDKVILDDVSTAFYPGAKIGVVGPNGAGKSTVLKIMAGIEQASNGEAFLQPGASVGILMQEPELNEEKTVRENVEEGLGDIKVKLNRFNEVAELMATDYSDELMEEMGKLQEELDHADAWEIDSTVEQAMDALRCPPPDEPVTHLSGGERRRVALCKLLLSAPDLLLLDEPTNHLDAESVLWLEQFLANYAGAVLAVTHDRYFLDNVAQWIMELDRGRVVGYEGNYSTYLEKKRERLEVQGKKDAKLAKRLKSELEWVRSNAKARQTKSRSRLDRYEEMAAEADKHRKLDFEEIQIPPGPRLGSVVVEVEKLRKGFDDRVLIDGLSFDLPRNGIVGVIGPNGVGKTTLFKTIVGLEEPDDGRVKIGETVKLSYVDQNRGGIDPKKTVWEVVSDKLDYIHVGQTEMPSRAYVSAFGFKGPDQQKPAGVLSGGERNRLNLALTLKQGGNLILLDEPTNDLDVETLGSLENALEQFPGCAVVISHDRWFLDRVATHILAWEGTDENPSQWFWFEGNFEGYEKNKVERLGAEAARPHRVTHRKLTRD; translated from the coding sequence ATGGCCGAGTTCATCTACACCATGAAGAAGGTGCGCAAGACCGTCGGGGACAAGGTCATCCTCGACGACGTCAGCACCGCGTTCTACCCCGGCGCCAAGATCGGCGTGGTGGGGCCGAACGGCGCGGGTAAGTCCACCGTTCTGAAGATCATGGCGGGGATCGAGCAGGCCAGTAACGGCGAAGCCTTCCTCCAGCCTGGCGCCAGCGTCGGCATCCTCATGCAGGAGCCGGAGCTCAACGAGGAAAAGACCGTCCGCGAGAACGTCGAAGAGGGCCTTGGCGACATCAAGGTCAAGCTCAACCGCTTCAACGAGGTCGCCGAGCTCATGGCGACCGACTACAGCGACGAGCTGATGGAGGAGATGGGCAAGCTCCAGGAGGAGCTCGACCACGCCGACGCGTGGGAGATCGACTCCACGGTCGAGCAGGCGATGGACGCCCTGCGCTGCCCGCCGCCGGACGAGCCGGTCACCCACCTCTCCGGTGGTGAGCGCCGCCGGGTCGCGCTGTGCAAGCTGCTCCTGTCCGCGCCCGACCTGCTGCTCCTCGACGAGCCCACCAACCACCTGGACGCCGAAAGCGTGCTGTGGCTGGAACAGTTCCTGGCGAACTACGCCGGCGCCGTCCTCGCCGTCACGCACGACCGGTACTTCCTGGACAACGTCGCGCAGTGGATCATGGAGCTCGACCGCGGCCGCGTCGTCGGCTACGAGGGCAACTACTCGACGTACCTGGAGAAGAAGCGCGAGCGCCTCGAGGTCCAGGGCAAGAAGGACGCCAAGCTCGCGAAGCGCCTGAAGTCCGAGCTCGAATGGGTCCGGTCCAACGCCAAGGCGCGTCAGACCAAGTCGCGGTCCCGGCTCGACCGCTACGAGGAGATGGCCGCGGAGGCGGACAAGCACCGCAAGCTCGACTTCGAAGAGATCCAGATCCCGCCGGGGCCCCGGCTGGGCAGCGTGGTCGTCGAGGTCGAGAAGCTGCGCAAGGGTTTCGACGACCGCGTGCTGATCGACGGACTGTCGTTCGACCTGCCGCGCAACGGCATCGTCGGCGTGATCGGGCCGAACGGTGTCGGCAAGACGACCCTGTTCAAGACGATCGTCGGGCTCGAGGAGCCGGACGACGGCCGGGTCAAGATCGGCGAGACGGTCAAACTGTCCTATGTGGACCAGAACCGCGGCGGGATCGACCCGAAGAAGACGGTATGGGAGGTGGTTTCGGACAAGCTGGACTACATCCACGTCGGGCAGACCGAAATGCCCTCGCGTGCCTACGTCAGCGCGTTCGGTTTCAAGGGCCCGGACCAGCAGAAGCCGGCGGGCGTGCTCTCCGGTGGTGAGCGCAACCGGCTGAACCTGGCGCTGACCCTCAAGCAGGGCGGGAACCTGATCCTGCTCGACGAGCCGACGAACGACCTGGACGTCGAGACCCTGGGCTCGCTGGAGAACGCTCTCGAGCAGTTCCCCGGCTGCGCCGTGGTCATCTCGCACGACCGGTGGTTCCTCGACCGGGTCGCGACGCACATCCTCGCCTGGGAAGGCACGGACGAGAACCCCTCGCAATGGTTCTGGTTCGAAGGTAACTTCGAGGGCTACGAGAAGAACAAGGTCGAGCGTCTCGGTGCCGAGGCGGCTCGTCCGCACCGCGTCACCCATCGCAAGCTGACCCGCGACTGA
- a CDS encoding single-stranded DNA-binding protein encodes MGETWVTMIGNLTSEPVHHPERVHGHDVVSFGLRSVERRYDKERGEWGEGRQLAVKVTCWRKLAMAAFSCLSKGDPVIVAGRLRGAETAEEIPAPLGLPELEAFSIGPNLARCSAEIHRLGRDRPRAIPSAPPPAGNPMVIALEDAPVA; translated from the coding sequence ATGGGCGAAACGTGGGTGACGATGATCGGCAACCTGACCAGCGAACCGGTCCACCATCCGGAGCGGGTGCACGGGCACGACGTCGTGTCGTTCGGGCTGCGGAGTGTCGAACGCCGGTACGACAAGGAAAGAGGCGAGTGGGGCGAGGGGCGGCAACTCGCGGTCAAGGTCACCTGCTGGCGCAAGCTGGCGATGGCGGCGTTCTCCTGCCTGAGCAAAGGCGACCCGGTGATCGTGGCGGGGCGGCTGCGCGGCGCCGAGACGGCGGAGGAGATCCCGGCACCTCTGGGTCTACCTGAGCTTGAGGCCTTCTCCATCGGCCCCAACCTCGCACGGTGTTCGGCCGAGATCCACCGGCTGGGACGGGATCGGCCCAGGGCGATCCCGTCGGCCCCGCCGCCCGCGGGGAATCCCATGGTCATCGCGCTGGAGGACGCACCTGTGGCGTGA
- a CDS encoding cytochrome c oxidase assembly protein, with amino-acid sequence MPSDPETKPAPSARKAGVLPLVSIGALLAAVVAVGLVALTGGAGYVIAGLPDPGLVTRYGITVVRVLAEAASVLCVGSLLLAAFLVPPQKSGTLAADGYAAIRVAGAAAWVWFFAAAASIFFSAADGAGRPFTEVLSPQVLIDLVDAIEQPKAWLFTALIALLVALGCRLALTWGWTTVVFFLSVGGLVPVAVTGHSASGGSHDMATNSLLYHLVAAALWVGGLVALLALGWRRGENLKLAATRFSKLALVCWIVMAVSGIVNALVRIRIADLFTTDYGLLVVAKIVALLLLGVFGHQQRQKGVAGLVNGAGGGQLLRLAAVEVLIMFITIGIATGLAKTPPPQESLTQPSTTELLIGYDLYGPPTVFRLLTDWRFDLVYGTLAIVLAGLYLAGVRRLRRRGDTWATGRIVAWLAGCFVLLIATSSGIGRYAPAMFSVHMGNHMLLSMVAPVLFVLGGPVTLALRALPTAGKDAPPGPREWLLAFVHSPLSRFLTHPIVALLLFVGSFYGLYFSGLFDAALNYHWAHLAMNAHFLLAGYVFYWPVIGVDPAPRRLPHLGRLGMMFAAMPFHAFFGIALMSMQTVLGQDFYRGLKLPWVTDLLTDQRLGGGIAWASGELPVLLVLVALLVQWARQDEREARRRDRREEASGDADLNAYNAMLKKLADQGRGPGSGS; translated from the coding sequence GTGCCTTCAGACCCCGAGACGAAACCGGCCCCATCCGCGCGGAAGGCCGGTGTCCTGCCGCTGGTGTCGATCGGGGCGCTCCTGGCCGCGGTGGTGGCCGTCGGCCTGGTCGCGCTGACCGGTGGCGCCGGTTACGTCATCGCCGGACTCCCGGACCCGGGCCTGGTGACGCGCTACGGCATCACCGTCGTGCGCGTGCTGGCCGAGGCGGCTTCGGTGCTGTGCGTGGGTTCGCTGCTGCTCGCCGCGTTCCTCGTCCCGCCGCAGAAATCCGGCACGCTCGCGGCCGACGGTTACGCGGCCATCCGCGTCGCGGGTGCCGCCGCGTGGGTCTGGTTCTTCGCGGCCGCCGCGTCGATCTTCTTCTCAGCGGCCGACGGCGCGGGGCGTCCCTTCACCGAGGTGCTGTCGCCGCAGGTGCTGATCGACCTCGTGGACGCCATCGAGCAGCCCAAGGCCTGGCTGTTCACCGCGTTGATCGCGCTGCTGGTCGCGCTCGGCTGCCGTCTCGCGCTCACCTGGGGCTGGACGACGGTCGTGTTCTTCCTGTCCGTCGGTGGTCTCGTGCCGGTCGCGGTCACGGGGCATTCCGCGAGCGGCGGCTCGCACGACATGGCGACCAACAGCCTGCTGTACCACCTGGTCGCCGCCGCGTTGTGGGTCGGCGGGCTCGTGGCGCTGCTCGCGCTCGGCTGGCGGCGCGGCGAGAACCTCAAGCTCGCCGCGACCCGGTTCTCCAAGCTGGCACTGGTCTGCTGGATCGTGATGGCGGTCTCCGGCATCGTCAACGCGCTGGTGCGGATCAGGATCGCCGACCTGTTCACCACGGACTACGGCCTGCTGGTGGTCGCGAAGATCGTCGCGTTGCTGCTGCTCGGTGTCTTCGGGCATCAGCAGCGGCAGAAGGGCGTCGCCGGGCTGGTGAACGGCGCCGGCGGCGGTCAGCTGCTGCGGCTCGCCGCGGTCGAGGTGCTGATCATGTTCATCACGATCGGCATCGCCACCGGGCTCGCGAAGACCCCTCCGCCGCAGGAATCGCTCACCCAGCCGTCGACCACGGAACTGTTGATCGGTTACGACCTCTACGGTCCGCCGACCGTGTTCCGGCTGCTCACGGATTGGCGATTCGACCTCGTCTACGGCACCCTCGCGATCGTTCTCGCCGGGCTGTACCTCGCCGGGGTCCGGCGGCTGCGTCGGCGCGGTGACACCTGGGCCACCGGCCGGATCGTCGCGTGGCTCGCGGGCTGTTTCGTGCTGCTGATCGCGACGTCGTCCGGCATCGGGCGGTACGCGCCCGCGATGTTCAGCGTGCACATGGGCAACCACATGTTGCTGTCCATGGTGGCGCCGGTGCTGTTCGTGCTCGGCGGACCCGTGACGCTCGCCCTGCGCGCGTTGCCCACGGCGGGCAAGGACGCCCCGCCCGGGCCGCGTGAATGGCTGCTCGCGTTCGTGCACTCGCCGCTTTCGCGGTTCCTGACGCATCCGATCGTCGCGCTGCTGCTGTTCGTCGGTTCCTTCTACGGTCTGTACTTCTCGGGCCTGTTCGACGCCGCGCTGAACTACCACTGGGCGCATCTGGCGATGAACGCGCACTTCCTGCTCGCCGGTTATGTCTTCTACTGGCCGGTGATCGGGGTCGACCCGGCACCGCGCCGGCTCCCGCATTTGGGGCGGCTGGGGATGATGTTCGCCGCCATGCCGTTCCACGCGTTCTTCGGGATCGCGCTGATGAGCATGCAGACCGTGCTCGGGCAGGACTTCTACCGCGGGCTGAAGCTGCCGTGGGTCACCGACCTGCTGACCGACCAGCGGCTCGGCGGCGGGATCGCGTGGGCGTCCGGTGAGTTGCCGGTGCTGCTGGTGCTCGTCGCACTGCTGGTGCAGTGGGCGCGTCAGGACGAGCGAGAGGCACGGCGCAGGGATCGCCGCGAGGAGGCCTCGGGCGACGCGGATCTGAACGCCTACAACGCGATGCTGAAGAAACTCGCCGATCAGGGGCGGGGGCCGGGGTCCGGCTCCTAG
- a CDS encoding histidine phosphatase family protein has protein sequence MRIILLRHAESLGNVDELAYTRIPDHALPLTEAGREQARLAGPEIEDLLEGQRPAVYVSPYLRTRETLRLMDIRDSCERIVPEPRLREQDWGNLQDPREQEVQKQRRHEFGHFFYRLPFGESGADVDDRVAAFLSELAACGEDHPETVLVVSHGLTIRLLCRRLFGWSIELFESLSNPTTCEYRVAERVGDKWTLDRPFRQWRDSPDGETQD, from the coding sequence GTGCGGATCATCCTGCTGAGGCACGCCGAGTCGCTCGGCAACGTCGACGAGCTCGCCTACACCCGGATCCCCGACCACGCCCTGCCGCTCACCGAAGCCGGCCGCGAGCAGGCCAGGCTGGCGGGCCCGGAGATCGAGGATCTCCTCGAGGGGCAGCGTCCGGCGGTCTACGTCAGCCCGTACCTGCGGACGCGGGAAACGTTGCGGCTGATGGACATCCGTGACTCCTGCGAGCGGATCGTGCCGGAGCCGAGACTGCGGGAACAGGACTGGGGCAATCTCCAGGATCCGCGTGAGCAGGAGGTCCAGAAACAACGGCGCCACGAGTTCGGGCACTTCTTCTACCGGCTGCCGTTCGGCGAGTCCGGCGCGGACGTGGACGACCGGGTCGCCGCGTTCCTCAGCGAACTGGCGGCCTGCGGCGAAGATCACCCCGAAACCGTGCTGGTCGTCTCACACGGGCTGACCATCCGGCTGTTGTGCCGCCGTTTGTTCGGCTGGAGCATCGAGCTGTTCGAGTCCCTGTCCAACCCGACGACCTGCGAGTACCGGGTCGCGGAGCGAGTGGGCGACAAATGGACGCTGGACCGCCCGTTCCGTCAGTGGCGGGACTCACCCGACGGGGAGACGCAGGACTGA
- a CDS encoding sensor histidine kinase produces MLGGGAGIPARLVQTTLPWLILVPVAFRLVMLAQALWTAGTGGSVLWMFVLLHLVPNVAEAVWVFRRPPAGTRLVPVVDAGFATLFVLTAAPFTQDGAITSITWTHLMGTVMICALLRGTLAGASAIGGAVLLNVVLHLGSPLGLLLTLATALAASLAIVGVVGASMRFALGFGEQQGRAAERERHRRDVHDTVLQVMESFAIPAPADELDPAASLDRVRRMARAQAMRIRISLEHEPAEGIGLHQRLRLLAAEMAAEGLRAEVVIQDDCAPELAEEAAVALHDSVREALRNTLKHSGTRRAVVSVEEIGGGVSLTVRDHGAGFDVGDRRRGFGLENSIIARMAEIGGFARIESSPGLGTRVVLLAPSVLRLPVG; encoded by the coding sequence ATGCTCGGAGGGGGCGCCGGGATTCCGGCGCGGCTGGTGCAGACCACGTTGCCCTGGCTCATCCTGGTCCCGGTGGCGTTCCGGCTGGTGATGCTGGCGCAGGCGCTGTGGACGGCGGGCACCGGTGGTTCGGTGCTGTGGATGTTCGTGCTGCTGCACCTGGTGCCGAACGTCGCCGAAGCCGTCTGGGTCTTCCGCCGTCCTCCGGCCGGGACGCGGCTGGTTCCCGTGGTGGACGCGGGCTTCGCCACGCTGTTCGTCCTGACAGCCGCGCCGTTCACGCAGGACGGCGCGATCACGTCGATCACCTGGACCCACCTGATGGGCACGGTGATGATCTGCGCCCTGCTGCGTGGCACGCTCGCGGGGGCGTCGGCCATCGGGGGAGCGGTGCTGCTGAACGTCGTGTTGCACCTCGGCTCGCCGCTCGGTCTCCTGCTCACCCTCGCGACCGCGCTGGCGGCGTCGCTCGCGATCGTCGGCGTGGTCGGCGCTTCGATGCGGTTCGCGCTCGGCTTCGGGGAGCAGCAGGGCCGGGCGGCGGAACGCGAACGGCATCGCCGCGACGTCCACGACACCGTCCTGCAGGTGATGGAGTCGTTCGCGATCCCCGCGCCCGCCGACGAACTCGACCCGGCGGCCAGTCTCGACCGCGTCCGCCGGATGGCTCGCGCCCAGGCGATGCGCATCCGGATCAGCCTCGAACACGAACCCGCCGAAGGGATCGGACTGCATCAGCGGCTGCGGCTGCTGGCCGCCGAAATGGCCGCGGAGGGGCTGCGCGCCGAGGTCGTCATCCAGGACGACTGCGCTCCGGAACTCGCGGAGGAAGCGGCCGTGGCACTGCACGATTCGGTCAGGGAGGCCTTGCGGAACACGTTGAAGCATTCCGGGACCAGGCGGGCCGTGGTCAGCGTGGAGGAGATCGGCGGCGGGGTTTCCCTGACCGTGCGTGATCACGGCGCCGGATTCGACGTCGGTGACCGGCGGCGTGGCTTCGGCCTCGAGAACTCGATCATCGCGCGGATGGCGGAGATCGGCGGTTTCGCGCGGATCGAATCCAGCCCGGGACTCGGAACGAGAGTGGTGCTCCTCGCTCCCTCAGTCCTGCGTCTCCCCGTCGGGTGA
- a CDS encoding MFS transporter, whose amino-acid sequence MRDRTAVFVVFALNGAALGSWAPRTPALSERVNASPGVFGLALLGASVGMLIAASVSGRLIERHGARAVVAGSTIIACAALPMIGFSTSVALLAGALFVLGASVGALDVAMNVAGVEVERRSGRAFMPILHAGFSFGALAGSVAAGFAASHQWSPGRHLTVAALSALVVLAFVITAVPGARPVHTEPVEKPRVPPIKRPVLWLLAAIALFSAIAEGASSDWSALLMTSVHGVGDGAAAFAYSGFALAMALARLAGAWLQNRFGATRALAVGAGIAAAGLVLAAVASLPVFGFIGFALAGAGLAAAFPIALSLAGASGKRADGTGGERELAFVTAIAYTGFLAGPPLIGGIAQVTSLSVSFLFVGLTAALIVPSAVAAARARKREEAAEPVAR is encoded by the coding sequence ATGCGTGACCGTACGGCCGTTTTCGTCGTGTTCGCGCTCAACGGGGCCGCGCTCGGCTCCTGGGCGCCGCGGACTCCGGCGTTGTCGGAAAGGGTGAACGCCTCACCGGGCGTTTTCGGGCTGGCCCTGCTGGGCGCCAGCGTCGGCATGCTGATCGCGGCGTCGGTTTCGGGGCGGCTGATCGAACGCCACGGTGCCCGCGCGGTGGTCGCGGGCAGCACGATCATCGCCTGCGCCGCGTTGCCGATGATCGGCTTCTCGACGTCGGTCGCCCTGCTCGCCGGGGCGTTGTTCGTCCTCGGCGCGAGCGTCGGCGCGCTGGACGTGGCGATGAACGTCGCGGGAGTCGAGGTGGAACGCCGATCCGGGCGGGCCTTCATGCCGATCCTGCACGCCGGATTCAGCTTCGGCGCACTGGCGGGATCCGTCGCCGCCGGATTCGCCGCGTCGCATCAATGGTCGCCGGGACGGCATCTCACGGTCGCCGCGCTGTCCGCGCTGGTCGTGCTGGCCTTCGTCATCACGGCCGTGCCCGGCGCGCGGCCCGTGCACACCGAGCCCGTCGAGAAACCGCGCGTGCCACCGATCAAACGTCCCGTCCTCTGGCTGCTGGCCGCCATCGCGTTGTTCTCGGCCATCGCGGAGGGCGCGAGTTCGGACTGGTCCGCCCTGCTGATGACGTCCGTGCACGGGGTCGGCGACGGCGCCGCGGCCTTCGCCTACTCCGGGTTCGCCCTGGCCATGGCGCTCGCCCGGCTCGCGGGTGCCTGGCTGCAGAACCGTTTCGGCGCGACGCGGGCGCTGGCGGTCGGCGCCGGGATCGCGGCGGCGGGTCTGGTGCTCGCCGCGGTGGCGAGCCTGCCGGTGTTCGGGTTCATCGGCTTCGCCCTGGCGGGTGCCGGGCTGGCCGCCGCCTTCCCGATCGCCTTGAGCCTCGCGGGAGCGTCCGGGAAACGCGCCGACGGCACCGGAGGTGAGCGGGAGCTGGCGTTCGTCACGGCGATCGCCTACACCGGCTTCCTCGCTGGCCCGCCGCTGATCGGCGGGATCGCGCAGGTGACGTCACTTTCCGTGTCGTTCCTGTTCGTCGGCTTGACCGCCGCGCTGATCGTGCCGTCCGCGGTGGCCGCGGCGCGGGCGCGGAAACGGGAAGAGGCCGCCGAACCCGTCGCCCGTTGA
- a CDS encoding LacI family DNA-binding transcriptional regulator, with translation MDDVADAVGVSRATVSNAYNRPDQLSAQLREEVLRAAKKIGYAGPNPTARSLATSRTGAIAVLLDTNLSTAFSDPALSLTLDALSTVVDPEGHALLLLPGDGESGGPRAERILTAQADIAVAYSLADGAPALNAVRDRGMPLVVIDQPHIRGSARIGVADRAGAAAAARHLVELGHRRIGIFSAQCLSAPRGGELSVAEAGNSRFHDNRERMAGYLETLAEAGIPAAGVPIWEASGLSVEGALPSAFGLLDRHPRPTALLCMSDLLALAAISAARHLGLSVPGDLSVVGFDDVPPARWSEPPLTTVRQDLAAKGRAAGELVLGLLRGEKAPAPAEIPAELVVRDSTAPA, from the coding sequence TTGGACGATGTCGCCGACGCCGTCGGGGTGTCGCGGGCGACCGTGTCCAACGCCTACAACCGGCCCGATCAGCTGTCCGCCCAACTGCGGGAAGAGGTGCTTCGCGCGGCCAAGAAGATCGGGTACGCGGGGCCGAACCCGACCGCGCGCAGTCTCGCGACCAGCCGCACCGGGGCGATCGCCGTCCTGCTCGACACGAACCTTTCGACGGCGTTCTCGGATCCCGCGTTGTCGCTCACCCTCGACGCGCTCTCGACCGTCGTCGACCCCGAGGGCCACGCCCTCCTGCTGCTCCCCGGCGACGGCGAGAGCGGCGGCCCGCGTGCGGAGCGGATCCTGACCGCGCAGGCCGACATCGCGGTGGCGTATTCGCTGGCAGACGGCGCGCCTGCGCTGAACGCGGTCCGCGACCGGGGGATGCCGCTGGTGGTGATCGACCAGCCGCATATCCGCGGTTCGGCCAGGATCGGCGTCGCGGACCGGGCAGGCGCGGCCGCCGCGGCCCGGCATCTGGTGGAACTCGGGCACCGGCGGATCGGGATCTTCTCGGCGCAGTGCCTCTCGGCGCCCCGTGGCGGGGAATTGAGCGTGGCCGAGGCCGGGAACAGCCGGTTCCACGACAACCGCGAGCGGATGGCCGGCTACCTGGAGACGCTGGCCGAGGCTGGAATCCCGGCGGCGGGCGTGCCGATCTGGGAGGCGTCCGGGCTCTCGGTCGAGGGCGCGCTGCCGAGTGCGTTCGGCCTGCTCGACCGGCACCCGCGGCCGACGGCGCTGCTGTGCATGTCGGATCTGCTGGCGCTGGCGGCGATCTCGGCGGCCAGGCATCTCGGCCTGTCGGTGCCGGGTGATCTTTCGGTCGTGGGCTTCGACGACGTCCCGCCCGCCCGGTGGTCCGAACCACCGCTGACGACCGTCCGGCAGGATCTCGCCGCCAAGGGCCGGGCGGCCGGCGAACTGGTGCTCGGCCTGCTGCGCGGGGAGAAGGCCCCCGCCCCCGCCGAGATACCCGCCGAACTGGTCGTCAGGGACTCCACCGCGCCCGCGTAG
- a CDS encoding peptidase inhibitor family I36 protein, giving the protein MQRRLTNLRARLPHVLLLALAGLLTSAGVAGAATAPPQPDCQKGEFCVWGAESYGGAVHKFDLRTSNPEECIPLPEGFDGHSFINRLSRDVTIYQSEECTTEGDFITYPGGGTYVPQGPFVIRALKIWD; this is encoded by the coding sequence ATGCAACGACGTTTGACGAACCTGCGCGCCCGCCTCCCGCACGTGCTCCTGCTCGCCCTGGCGGGCTTGCTGACCAGCGCCGGAGTCGCCGGTGCCGCCACCGCGCCGCCCCAGCCCGACTGCCAGAAGGGCGAGTTCTGCGTATGGGGCGCGGAATCGTACGGCGGCGCGGTGCACAAATTCGACCTGCGCACCTCCAATCCCGAGGAATGCATTCCCCTGCCCGAAGGCTTCGACGGGCATTCGTTCATCAACCGGCTGAGCCGTGACGTGACGATTTACCAGAGCGAGGAATGCACGACGGAGGGAGATTTCATCACCTATCCGGGTGGCGGCACCTACGTACCCCAGGGACCGTTCGTGATCCGCGCCCTCAAGATCTGGGACTGA
- a CDS encoding MFS transporter, producing the protein MYVPTPTQRASQPTTGPWWLLIGPGFAALIGLFLLTVIYRFDGESPLQIDLGISSQSLLLNGVVAYVVAAALAFPAGLLLGGRFPTSVTVPALVFMLLGVVLVAFMPSSGLLLVGRVLNGLGAGAVLGVTVALIRRLQAGRGVAAGVMAGLGVLALVIAPVLGGLLSDATGFRVVFIVAALFVFVALVVAGILGIVALAKPKPLPYAGPSVSETPQRH; encoded by the coding sequence ATGTACGTGCCGACGCCGACGCAGCGCGCCTCTCAGCCGACCACAGGGCCCTGGTGGCTGCTCATCGGCCCCGGGTTCGCCGCGCTCATCGGTTTGTTCCTGCTCACCGTGATCTACCGCTTCGACGGCGAGTCGCCACTGCAGATCGACCTGGGCATATCCAGCCAGTCCCTGCTGCTGAACGGTGTCGTCGCGTACGTCGTCGCGGCCGCGCTCGCCTTTCCGGCCGGTCTGCTGCTCGGCGGGCGCTTCCCGACGTCGGTGACCGTGCCCGCGCTCGTCTTCATGCTGCTGGGCGTGGTGCTGGTCGCCTTCATGCCCAGCAGCGGCCTGCTCCTGGTCGGCCGGGTGCTGAACGGGCTCGGTGCGGGCGCCGTCCTCGGCGTGACGGTCGCGCTGATCCGCCGGCTTCAGGCCGGTCGCGGCGTCGCGGCCGGGGTGATGGCCGGTCTCGGTGTGCTCGCCTTGGTGATCGCGCCGGTCCTCGGTGGTCTGCTGTCGGACGCCACCGGGTTCCGGGTGGTCTTCATCGTGGCCGCGCTGTTCGTGTTCGTCGCGCTCGTGGTCGCCGGGATCCTCGGCATCGTCGCGCTGGCCAAGCCGAAACCGCTGCCGTACGCCGGACCTTCAGTCTCCGAGACCCCGCAACGCCACTAG
- a CDS encoding MarR family transcriptional regulator: MGTRGVTTAGTSLTGSLTRAARAVAARVEQVLAKEGLTLDQWLVLDALSGKGGLAMADLADRTLATAPTLTRVVDKLVTTAQAYREVDAADRRRVLVHLSARGRATYRRVATKVSEVEAGLAVPDDVLVALRGLGD; encoded by the coding sequence ATGGGGACACGCGGCGTCACGACCGCCGGAACGTCGCTCACCGGCTCGCTCACCCGCGCCGCCCGGGCCGTCGCCGCCAGGGTCGAGCAGGTGCTCGCCAAGGAAGGCCTCACCCTGGACCAGTGGCTGGTGCTGGACGCGCTGAGCGGCAAGGGCGGTCTCGCCATGGCCGACCTCGCCGACCGGACGCTCGCCACCGCCCCGACGCTGACCAGGGTGGTCGACAAGCTGGTCACCACCGCGCAGGCCTACCGCGAGGTCGACGCCGCCGACAGACGTCGCGTGCTCGTCCACCTCAGCGCCCGTGGCCGCGCGACGTACCGCCGCGTGGCCACGAAGGTGTCGGAAGTGGAAGCCGGTCTCGCCGTGCCGGACGACGTGCTAGTGGCGTTGCGGGGTCTCGGAGACTGA